A part of Microbacterium atlanticum genomic DNA contains:
- a CDS encoding glycoside hydrolase family 32 protein, whose translation MRPALHFTPASGWINDPHGITVRDGRYEAFFQHVTSGTTWAPECHWGHATGPDLLTLREGPVAIAPGDGDDGIWTGCVVHDGDDARAFYTATSVPDFGIGRVRVARPTDASWNEWTKGGVVVEAPAELDLIAFRDPFIRREGDGWRMFVGAAGRDGTAHALTYTSPDLDSWQYDGVALQRHSDEREPVWMGALWECPQIFELDGRAAMVSSIWDDDVLHYAAYALGSFADGRFIADHWERLTWGDSLYAPSLFTDADGMPALTFWLRGIQGDGWAGAHSVPYRLSIENGRLVARPHPDVAAHRTAVRPDGRVDGLAADIEWACLEGTLTMASGGDLVVAIARGGGGVIVTTGAGETSLPAAGVVRLIVDGPVLEVSSDAGVFAAAVEPRGGGLEVSATAGEVLVYGLA comes from the coding sequence ATGCGCCCCGCGCTCCACTTCACCCCTGCCTCCGGCTGGATCAACGACCCTCACGGCATCACCGTCCGCGACGGCCGGTACGAGGCTTTCTTCCAGCACGTCACCTCGGGAACGACGTGGGCGCCCGAGTGCCACTGGGGCCACGCGACCGGCCCGGATCTGCTCACGCTGCGGGAGGGCCCGGTCGCGATCGCCCCCGGCGACGGCGACGACGGCATCTGGACCGGATGCGTCGTGCACGACGGCGACGACGCCCGCGCGTTCTACACCGCGACGTCGGTTCCCGACTTCGGCATCGGCCGGGTGCGCGTCGCGCGCCCGACGGACGCGTCGTGGAATGAGTGGACGAAGGGCGGCGTCGTCGTCGAGGCGCCGGCGGAGCTCGACCTCATCGCCTTCCGCGATCCGTTCATCCGGCGCGAGGGGGACGGCTGGCGCATGTTCGTCGGCGCCGCCGGCCGCGACGGCACCGCTCATGCGCTGACCTACACCTCGCCTGACCTGGACTCGTGGCAGTACGACGGCGTCGCCCTCCAGCGACACTCCGACGAGCGGGAGCCGGTGTGGATGGGTGCGCTGTGGGAGTGCCCCCAGATCTTCGAGCTCGACGGCCGCGCCGCGATGGTGTCGTCGATCTGGGACGACGACGTGCTGCACTACGCCGCCTACGCGCTGGGCTCGTTCGCCGACGGCCGCTTCATCGCAGATCACTGGGAGCGGCTGACCTGGGGAGACAGCCTCTACGCGCCATCGCTGTTCACAGACGCGGATGGGATGCCGGCACTCACGTTCTGGCTGCGGGGTATCCAGGGCGACGGCTGGGCCGGCGCGCACAGCGTTCCGTACCGGCTGTCCATCGAGAACGGCCGGCTGGTCGCGCGGCCCCATCCGGATGTCGCGGCGCATCGGACGGCGGTTCGACCGGACGGTCGCGTCGACGGGCTCGCCGCAGACATCGAATGGGCGTGCCTCGAGGGGACGCTGACCATGGCGTCGGGCGGTGACCTCGTGGTGGCGATCGCGCGTGGAGGTGGGGGAGTCATCGTGACCACGGGGGCGGGGGAGACGTCGCTGCCTGCCGCGGGTGTGGTGCGCCTCATCGTGGATGGGCCGGTGCTCGAGGTGTCGTCGGACGCCGGTGTGTTCGCCGCCGCAGTGGAGCCGCGCGGGGGCGGGCTCGAGGTGTCGGCGACGGCGGGGGAGGTGCTGGTGTACG
- a CDS encoding NosD domain-containing protein, producing MHSTTHYDVTAWPHGDPHDDVGAVINSIIADVKTRQSTTDAATGRGAPGAVIHLPPGDYRLRTQVVIDISFLRIQGAGHGFTSSSIRFNVPESEWPDLHELWPGGSRVLVDLPDGEGDRDRAAFLVARPGRPRISSIEFVDFCIDGLHFTGEGADGNAENSYVNGKTGILVVDANDSCRVTGMGFVYLEHAVVFHNADALSIHDNFIAECGSCIELRGWGQASKITGNHIGAGPKGHSIYAENHGGLLVTANNVFPRGSSSVHLRGVTRSSVTSNRLHSFYPGMVVLEDGSSENLVASNHFLRDHEPWTPFFGVDNGLDDDYGLVRIDGSNNSVIGNHFSEIVAARGIRPAGSRPVILRLAGGEGNHLASNHVVALDVDAEASDDCFEAQVDALLATRASQRLAVTAVMVDAASTRNTVLDCGTDDEVVVDRAVNAFRATPSVGS from the coding sequence ATGCACAGCACCACCCACTACGACGTGACGGCCTGGCCGCACGGTGATCCCCATGACGACGTCGGGGCGGTGATCAACAGCATCATCGCCGACGTCAAGACCCGGCAGTCGACGACGGATGCCGCGACCGGCCGTGGCGCGCCGGGTGCGGTGATCCACCTCCCGCCTGGGGACTACCGCCTCCGCACCCAGGTGGTGATCGACATCAGCTTCCTGCGGATCCAGGGAGCAGGGCACGGCTTCACGTCGTCGAGCATCCGGTTCAACGTCCCCGAGTCCGAGTGGCCCGACCTCCACGAGCTCTGGCCGGGCGGCAGCCGCGTCCTCGTCGATCTTCCCGATGGCGAGGGCGATCGCGACCGCGCCGCCTTCCTCGTGGCGCGCCCCGGCCGTCCGCGGATCAGCTCGATCGAGTTCGTGGACTTCTGCATCGACGGGCTGCACTTCACCGGCGAGGGCGCTGACGGCAACGCCGAGAACTCGTACGTCAACGGCAAGACAGGCATCCTCGTCGTCGACGCCAACGACTCGTGTCGCGTCACCGGCATGGGGTTCGTCTACCTCGAGCATGCGGTCGTCTTCCACAACGCCGACGCGCTGTCGATCCACGACAACTTCATCGCCGAGTGCGGCAGCTGCATCGAGCTGCGTGGCTGGGGTCAGGCGTCGAAGATCACCGGCAACCACATCGGCGCCGGCCCGAAGGGGCACTCGATCTACGCCGAGAACCACGGCGGACTGCTCGTGACCGCGAACAACGTGTTCCCGCGCGGGTCGAGCAGCGTGCACTTGCGCGGCGTGACGCGGTCGAGTGTGACGAGCAACCGCCTTCACTCCTTCTATCCGGGGATGGTGGTGCTCGAGGACGGCAGCTCCGAGAACCTCGTGGCCTCCAACCACTTCCTGCGCGACCACGAGCCGTGGACGCCGTTCTTCGGCGTCGACAACGGGCTCGACGACGACTACGGCCTGGTGCGGATCGACGGCAGCAACAACTCGGTGATCGGCAATCACTTCTCCGAGATCGTCGCGGCCCGAGGCATCCGTCCCGCAGGCTCCCGCCCGGTGATCCTGCGGCTGGCGGGCGGCGAGGGAAATCATCTCGCCAGCAACCACGTCGTCGCGCTCGACGTCGATGCCGAGGCGAGCGACGACTGCTTCGAGGCGCAGGTCGACGCGCTGCTGGCGACCCGCGCGTCGCAGCGCCTCGCCGTGACGGCGGTGATGGTGGATGCCGCATCTACCCGCAACACGGTCCTGGATTGTGGAACCGACGACGAAGTTGTCGTAGACAGAGCAGTGAACGCGTTCCGGGCCACGCCGTCGGTCGGATCGTAG
- a CDS encoding LacI family DNA-binding transcriptional regulator — MNRVKQKRVTIKQVAAEAGVSITTVSHVLNDVPGLRVNPLTRQRILDVSKRLGYVPNVLAQSLRTQRSNTIGLIGDEIVTTPFAGKLILGAQEVAMSRDAVLFVVSTGYQRNVEERAIEELLRRQVDGILYASMFHREVELPARLASVPTVFLNAECTTPGVPWVAPDEEAGGRDAAETLLAAGHRRLGFINNIDDIPASSGRLEGFRARMAEAGLPAEELAVVAVESEAPGGYEAARDLLSRRHRPTAIFCFNDRLAMGAYRAAAELGLRVPDDVSIVGFDNQEYVADGVHPGLTTIELPHYDMGVWAAEQLFNQIDGATGDAPTALLRGPVIGRDSVAPPAQAASDAA; from the coding sequence ATGAACAGGGTGAAGCAGAAGCGAGTCACGATCAAGCAGGTCGCGGCCGAGGCCGGCGTGTCGATCACCACGGTCTCCCACGTCCTGAACGACGTCCCCGGGCTGCGGGTGAACCCCCTGACGCGCCAGCGGATCCTCGATGTGTCGAAGCGGCTGGGCTACGTGCCGAACGTGCTGGCGCAATCGCTGCGCACGCAGCGTTCGAACACCATCGGGCTCATCGGCGATGAGATCGTCACGACGCCGTTCGCGGGCAAGCTGATCCTCGGTGCGCAGGAGGTCGCAATGTCGCGCGATGCCGTGCTGTTCGTGGTCTCGACCGGGTATCAGCGCAACGTCGAGGAGCGGGCGATCGAGGAGCTCCTGCGGCGTCAGGTCGACGGCATCCTGTACGCCTCGATGTTCCATCGCGAGGTCGAGCTGCCCGCGCGGCTCGCGTCGGTGCCGACCGTGTTCCTGAACGCTGAGTGCACCACTCCCGGCGTGCCCTGGGTGGCGCCCGACGAGGAGGCGGGCGGTCGGGATGCCGCCGAGACGCTGCTCGCCGCCGGGCACCGGCGCCTGGGGTTCATCAACAACATCGACGACATCCCGGCGTCGTCGGGTCGCCTCGAGGGCTTCCGCGCCCGGATGGCCGAGGCGGGGCTGCCCGCCGAGGAGCTCGCCGTTGTCGCCGTCGAGTCCGAGGCGCCCGGCGGCTATGAGGCGGCGAGGGACCTCCTCTCGCGCCGGCACCGGCCGACGGCGATCTTCTGCTTCAACGACCGGCTCGCGATGGGCGCCTACCGTGCTGCCGCCGAGCTCGGGCTGCGCGTTCCCGACGACGTCTCGATCGTCGGATTCGACAACCAGGAGTACGTCGCCGACGGCGTGCATCCCGGTCTCACGACGATCGAGCTGCCGCACTACGACATGGGCGTGTGGGCGGCCGAGCAGCTCTTCAACCAGATCGACGGCGCCACCGGCGACGCCCCGACCGCGCTGCTGCGCGGCCCGGTGATCGGCCGCGACTCCGTGGCGCCGCCGGCGCAGGCCGCGTCCGACGCCGCCTGA
- a CDS encoding carbohydrate ABC transporter permease, whose protein sequence is MNPLETQGKSRILLWVLLAAAIILYGFPFLYLLLTSFKPPMEAIAVPPSVWPDVWTLDNYISALTREGVPAALINSVVTAVISTVISLVLAVPAAYAITRFRTPSGRVFIVAALVTRMVPTIAVGAPLIEVMRTLGLTDTSFGLAIAHTTISLPLSIWLMASFFEAVPDELSEAAEVDGCNRLQAMARVVLPVVSGGLAVTAIFAFLASWNEFLFALLLTSVRAQTTPVVIANFQSQFGLDWGGMTALAAVYSVPVILLTLILQRHIVAGLTLGAVKG, encoded by the coding sequence ATGAATCCTCTCGAGACTCAGGGAAAGAGCCGCATCCTGCTGTGGGTGCTGCTCGCCGCCGCGATCATCCTCTACGGCTTCCCGTTCCTCTACCTGCTTCTCACGTCGTTCAAGCCGCCGATGGAGGCCATCGCGGTGCCGCCGTCGGTATGGCCCGACGTGTGGACGCTCGACAACTACATCTCGGCGCTCACCCGCGAGGGCGTCCCCGCGGCGCTCATCAACAGCGTGGTCACCGCCGTGATCTCGACGGTGATCTCGCTGGTGCTGGCGGTCCCCGCCGCCTACGCGATCACGAGGTTCCGCACGCCGAGCGGCCGCGTGTTCATCGTCGCGGCGCTCGTGACCCGCATGGTGCCGACCATCGCGGTCGGCGCGCCGCTCATCGAGGTGATGCGCACGCTCGGCCTCACCGACACGTCGTTCGGGCTCGCGATCGCGCACACCACCATCTCGCTCCCGCTGTCGATCTGGCTCATGGCGAGCTTCTTCGAAGCCGTGCCCGACGAGCTGAGCGAAGCCGCCGAGGTCGACGGCTGCAACCGCCTGCAGGCCATGGCACGGGTCGTGCTGCCGGTGGTGTCGGGCGGCCTCGCGGTGACCGCGATCTTCGCGTTCCTCGCGTCGTGGAACGAGTTCCTCTTCGCACTGCTGCTCACCTCGGTGCGGGCGCAGACGACGCCGGTCGTGATCGCGAACTTCCAGAGCCAGTTCGGCCTCGACTGGGGCGGCATGACCGCGCTCGCCGCGGTCTACTCGGTGCCCGTCATCCTGCTGACGCTCATCCTGCAGCGGCACATCGTCGCCGGCCTCACCCTCGGCGCCGTCAAAGGCTGA
- a CDS encoding ABC transporter permease subunit: MAPAALFLAAFVLWPLVRFVYDSFFEISPFAGAPRTFVGFANYATAFASEAFQSASVRTVVYTVFVVAAEFVLGLAVALLFTALGRRSAVFRTVFMYPLMIAPVVAGLLWRFLLIDNFGIVNQLLYEAGILSSPSQIQWLSDPNIALFSVAIPDIWLTTSFITLVLFAGLQNVPGDVIEAARIDGARYPRILFSIIIPLLRPVIAVALIVRGIDAARAFDIILIQTDGGPQGSTTTLSLLIYRTMTRFGDPGLASAMGTVYLIVMLAVAIAAIMLIWRPGGSAR; the protein is encoded by the coding sequence ATGGCACCGGCGGCCCTGTTCCTCGCCGCCTTCGTGCTGTGGCCGCTGGTCCGGTTCGTCTACGACAGCTTCTTCGAGATCTCGCCGTTCGCCGGCGCTCCCCGCACCTTCGTGGGCTTCGCGAACTACGCGACGGCGTTCGCGTCGGAGGCCTTCCAGTCGGCGTCCGTCCGCACGGTCGTCTACACCGTGTTCGTGGTCGCCGCCGAGTTCGTGCTCGGCCTCGCGGTGGCGCTCCTGTTCACCGCGCTCGGTCGCCGGTCGGCCGTGTTCCGCACCGTCTTCATGTACCCGCTGATGATCGCGCCCGTCGTGGCGGGCCTGCTGTGGCGGTTCCTGCTCATCGACAACTTCGGCATCGTCAACCAGCTGCTGTACGAGGCCGGCATCCTGTCGAGTCCCAGCCAGATCCAGTGGCTCAGCGACCCGAACATCGCGCTGTTCTCGGTCGCGATCCCCGACATCTGGCTGACGACATCCTTCATCACGCTCGTGCTGTTCGCGGGGCTGCAGAACGTCCCGGGCGACGTCATCGAGGCGGCGCGCATCGACGGAGCCCGCTACCCGCGGATACTCTTCAGCATCATCATCCCGCTGCTGCGCCCGGTGATCGCCGTCGCGCTGATCGTGCGTGGCATCGACGCGGCACGGGCGTTCGACATCATCCTGATCCAGACCGACGGTGGTCCGCAGGGGAGCACCACGACGCTCAGCCTGCTGATCTATCGCACCATGACCCGATTCGGCGATCCCGGCCTCGCAAGCGCCATGGGCACCGTCTATCTCATCGTCATGCTGGCCGTGGCGATCGCCGCGATCATGCTGATCTGGCGGCCAGGAGGCAGCGCACGATGA